The following coding sequences are from one Kallotenue papyrolyticum window:
- a CDS encoding RHS repeat-associated core domain-containing protein: MLIAQSSGNTTTRSTQDLVASLSQILQLTQGTSRTDYVYGHERLLALEGTAQTWYGSDALGSVRQTLAATGTVSAVFSYDPWGTPQGGATPPVFGFTGELQDGTSGLTYLRARWYQPQHGRFLSRDPFAGFPTLPYSQHPYQYAYADPVLNTDPSGEVAPVCPTGYSKVIKDGQFAGCEEDPDFPEWLWFLKGSTGPLPVGGVATTGTLPLPQAGGQAAGKALEACAAIAVHLLGQLLQVNAHTETQTNNQQRVQLYHYTDEQGFIAISASGVIRANTRNLVFVSPTQFSPEDAFNILFIGNPLYEGKGDYVVQFIPREGTIFIPGTQPAELIHYGSLRNGRNIDIMYIGPNPFK; the protein is encoded by the coding sequence GTGCTGATCGCGCAGAGCAGTGGTAACACCACCACGCGCTCCACCCAGGATCTGGTCGCGTCCCTGAGTCAGATCCTGCAGCTGACGCAGGGCACGAGTCGCACGGACTACGTGTACGGCCATGAGCGGCTGCTGGCGCTGGAGGGCACAGCGCAGACCTGGTACGGCAGCGACGCGCTCGGCAGCGTGCGGCAAACACTGGCTGCGACCGGGACAGTCAGCGCTGTCTTCAGCTACGACCCGTGGGGCACGCCGCAAGGTGGCGCGACGCCGCCGGTGTTCGGCTTCACCGGCGAGTTGCAAGATGGGACGAGTGGATTGACGTATCTGCGCGCACGCTGGTATCAGCCCCAGCACGGGCGCTTCCTCAGCCGCGATCCGTTTGCGGGCTTTCCAACGCTGCCCTATAGCCAGCATCCATACCAGTACGCCTATGCCGATCCGGTGCTCAATACCGATCCGAGTGGTGAAGTTGCCCCAGTGTGTCCAACTGGGTATAGTAAGGTGATCAAGGACGGCCAGTTTGCAGGGTGTGAAGAAGATCCCGACTTTCCAGAATGGCTCTGGTTTCTCAAGGGATCTACGGGACCGCTTCCAGTGGGGGGAGTTGCCACCACTGGCACACTACCGCTACCGCAAGCAGGTGGGCAAGCGGCAGGAAAAGCTTTAGAAGCGTGCGCAGCCATTGCTGTGCATTTACTCGGGCAGCTCCTACAGGTCAATGCGCACACGGAGACACAGACTAATAATCAGCAACGTGTTCAGCTGTATCATTATACGGATGAACAAGGTTTTATTGCCATCTCTGCGAGCGGAGTCATTCGTGCCAACACCCGGAATTTGGTCTTTGTGAGCCCCACACAATTCAGTCCGGAAGACGCCTTTAACATACTGTTCATAGGAAACCCCTTATATGAGGGGAAAGGTGATTATGTGGTACAATTTATACCTCGAGAGGGCACTATATTCATTCCCGGTACTCAGCCAGCCGAGCTCATCCACTATGGCTCCCTCAGAAATGGCAGGAATATCGACATAATGTATATCGGTCCTAATCCTTTCAAATGA
- a CDS encoding RHS repeat-associated core domain-containing protein — protein MTGNRLPNSTAQTWYGSDALGSVRQTLDATGAPLSALHYDPWGTPQGGATPPVFGFTGELQDATSGLVYLRARWYQPQHGRFLSRDPFAGVDRMPVSLHPYQYGYTSPIRYTDPSGQHPGVCLLPAVADGPIPAGDVVTVGCAIVYAVGALVSTIAGQAAGEATGQIIRDQGLRGYYQTGTPAPVLSPRQVPPTTIMPPAPVGSGVRPFPGYADPQDGCAVPGFTPLPDVLRQRGRPGPILLPGQGPTILAANLESIFKKHPSTSMKCDICANQAAKELSAAGYDVDIVRLTNSDPRAPYMLAKGGKLVGITGFHEVVRINMPHGPLYIDSLVYETYGATPVDWETYKNLWEYPDDIVQSTSRKPK, from the coding sequence GTGACAGGCAACCGGCTCCCCAACAGCACAGCGCAGACCTGGTACGGCAGCGATGCGCTGGGCAGCGTGCGCCAGACGCTGGATGCGACCGGTGCGCCGCTGTCGGCGTTGCACTACGACCCGTGGGGCACGCCGCAGGGTGGCGCGACGCCGCCGGTGTTCGGCTTCACCGGCGAGTTGCAGGACGCGACGAGCGGGCTGGTCTACCTGCGCGCACGCTGGTACCAGCCCCAGCACGGGCGCTTCCTCAGCCGCGATCCGTTTGCGGGCGTTGACCGCATGCCAGTGAGTCTCCATCCATACCAATATGGCTACACTAGTCCGATACGCTACACGGATCCGAGTGGCCAGCATCCCGGAGTTTGCCTTCTACCGGCCGTTGCGGATGGTCCTATCCCTGCTGGAGATGTGGTCACAGTTGGGTGTGCCATTGTGTATGCCGTGGGCGCCCTCGTTAGTACCATTGCAGGGCAAGCTGCGGGCGAGGCAACCGGTCAGATTATTCGCGATCAGGGCTTGCGTGGCTATTACCAGACTGGCACGCCAGCGCCAGTCTTGTCGCCCCGGCAGGTGCCGCCAACGACCATCATGCCGCCCGCACCGGTTGGCAGTGGCGTGCGACCATTTCCCGGGTATGCTGATCCACAGGATGGATGTGCCGTCCCGGGCTTCACGCCACTGCCCGACGTCCTACGCCAGCGCGGACGGCCTGGACCGATCTTGCTGCCGGGGCAGGGGCCAACAATTCTTGCAGCAAACCTTGAAAGCATCTTCAAGAAGCATCCTTCCACTTCAATGAAGTGCGACATCTGTGCAAATCAGGCAGCGAAGGAATTAAGTGCTGCCGGGTATGATGTTGACATCGTCAGATTGACAAACAGCGATCCTCGGGCACCATATATGCTTGCGAAAGGAGGAAAGTTAGTAGGAATTACAGGCTTCCATGAAGTTGTTAGAATCAACATGCCACATGGCCCACTATATATAGACTCTCTGGTCTATGAGACTTACGGCGCAACACCCGTAGATTGGGAGACGTACAAAAATCTATGGGAATACCCGGATGACATAGTCCAGTCCACATCCCGAAAGCCGAAGTAA
- a CDS encoding RHS repeat-associated core domain-containing protein: protein MSVHEIMIYGQRTLLSDEQRAPDCECAGSTWSAPSVGGPINTRTGNLWTQVRDLEVGGQGPTLTWERTYHSQLSDQDGAGLGFGWQHPFATRLFTDSAEPGIVSVLAPSGNRWRFQEDGTGGFVALPGVYSRLQSLTDGYRLLLRSQEAWEFDTAGRLRAVIDAQGRTLALERAPDGRLQRIVDASAPITRALELDYTADGRSIAAVRAVLGTEHRQVRYAYSPEGDLREVRDVMDRPTTYRYQQHLLTEIRNALGQIVEATSYTTPYGPHSRAIRQTLLDGRQLELRYLNDTTLITTTGADGQRQVEQLIYGADNALQARLINGQLQSEIAFDTQVAPAWQRDANGQVTTTSFTAQGQPLRQTDALSQTTQWHYDGAGRLVRVTDAFGRQTVFTYDGANNLIRQTTNITTDRPLGQTTVYTYNVRYAGMNWLEELRGPDGIVTRYDYNAQGQVITTTVGAGTPLAQISTNEYDAFGRVVATTVGVGTPLARRDVTEYNPDNTVRRTIQNYRDGRFDPARPDEDVITEYGYDRLGRQVWVKDALGRYDVTHYDAQGRVDWTARNIQPVIFDAEGFLVLPATPPPYQPTQPDANVATLYGYDGLGRTVLVTETGILTGTFDLASLTFSAATIRVTRTEYDALSRPITTTLNYRPDLPPGARPDVNVQTIRRYDPAGNLIWERDALGRWTFTAYDALNRPWKVIRNYENGDPLTVDPANRAWTDGSDTDLITITHYRADGQIERTIDNAVDGAFTASEPITDRITLYEYDSLGQVITTTLSYDPATRGQRSDTNRQHVAHYDEATGRLLGQRDALGRWVSTQYDLLGRATTTILNCHDAQGMPAATGCAVTDAAQPDRNVRTHTGYDALGRVIEQVDALGYVTHTRYDGLGHAIATIQNAVAGAPATADQNVRTATAYDALGRTVVVTDALGQATHYAYDALGHTVVVTDSMQRVTRSGYDGTGTLRWTRTPDGRVTVFHVDGLGRVSATIHTYQDGLVAADEPVDQDLTTRTVYDAAGRQLQTIDAAGRVTAFGYDLQDRLVWVEENRQTGTCQAPPCNVITQYRYDRAGNRVAIINARGAQRRFSYNAADWLVAETDALGQTTAWEYDALGRKTKQRDPRGSAYDQTFTYDALDRLTETASSQLDAPIRASYDLAGRRVALHDGSGTTTFTYDALGRIIAVRAPQTGTVTYQYDARGLRSSLIYPDGTRIGYRYTGDGQLQAVEHQGQLLAAYHYDSAGRLAQARLANGIITTYHYDRADRLRLIEQYAGDALRSRYAYTVDRLGHRLSVHETLANPASASATPTATATATATPTRTATPTATATPTRTATATPTATATPTRTATATATPTRTATWTPIPPGTRTPFPTVRPCHWRNCGCPPRQHCIDPPPMPTPAVLQSIAWNITAQASPWTGMRAPTDRSARSTSRITSAPASQLITRTITYTYDGLYRLTGAQESPGTTFQYAYDLVGNRTAVWVDGTRAEQYTYNAADQVVGWSYDAAGNLLSDGTTTYAYDALGRLTSTTHDGTSTTHSYNGDGVLVAETTGSTTTRYTQDLVAPLSQILQLTQGTQRTDYVYGHERLLALDGTAQTWYGSDALGSVRQTLAATGTVSAVFSYDPWGTPQGGATPPTFGFTGELQDGTSGLVYLRARWYQPQHGRFTARDPFLGYGASPSSLHPYAYVWDNPVLYTDRTGLHPDPAKKITFAEGIVVHTLIQMHYAATHIGSQVRFEYPVPLQHYTGYADIVDFTTREVYEIKSYKALIGYGGKSALDTTVDVLRQLDGYVNGIESQQNQQGLWRRGNSHLSSSPTIVSVWPVGLDLSYNPEKDGIWGVEAWRALDGVVVYRGRQLAKKGQKSLSEFAPAYDPDEVEQLVRDTYPKDRQGDWERAVGRGRSRRLKPPPQYQNPFPGLTSEPGSSIPLIPLPLPALVPRAPRVGLGGFGGGGGGAGWACLVK, encoded by the coding sequence ATGAGTGTGCACGAGATCATGATCTACGGGCAACGCACGCTGCTGAGCGACGAGCAGCGCGCGCCGGATTGCGAGTGCGCCGGCAGCACCTGGAGTGCGCCCTCGGTTGGCGGGCCGATCAATACACGCACCGGGAACCTGTGGACGCAGGTGCGCGATCTGGAGGTGGGTGGCCAGGGTCCGACGCTGACCTGGGAGCGCACCTACCATAGCCAGTTGAGCGACCAGGACGGCGCCGGTCTGGGCTTTGGCTGGCAGCATCCTTTTGCTACACGGCTCTTTACAGATAGCGCTGAGCCGGGCATCGTAAGCGTCCTTGCACCCTCCGGCAATCGCTGGCGCTTCCAGGAAGATGGCACCGGCGGGTTTGTCGCTCTGCCGGGCGTGTACAGCCGCCTGCAATCCCTGACCGACGGCTACCGCCTGCTGCTGCGCAGCCAGGAGGCATGGGAATTCGATACAGCGGGCCGACTGCGCGCTGTGATCGATGCGCAGGGCCGCACGCTCGCCCTGGAGCGTGCTCCCGACGGGCGATTGCAGCGCATCGTCGATGCCAGTGCGCCGATCACACGGGCCCTGGAGTTGGACTATACCGCCGACGGTCGCTCCATTGCGGCAGTACGGGCAGTGCTCGGCACCGAACACCGCCAGGTGCGCTATGCCTATAGCCCAGAGGGCGATCTACGCGAAGTACGCGATGTCATGGATCGCCCCACAACCTATCGCTATCAGCAGCACCTGCTGACCGAGATCCGCAATGCGTTGGGGCAGATCGTCGAAGCGACCAGCTACACCACACCCTACGGACCGCATAGCCGCGCCATCCGCCAGACGCTATTGGACGGTCGGCAGCTCGAACTGCGTTACCTGAACGACACAACCCTGATCACGACCACCGGCGCAGATGGCCAGCGCCAGGTGGAACAGCTGATCTATGGCGCCGACAACGCGCTCCAGGCGCGGCTGATCAACGGCCAGCTTCAGAGCGAGATCGCCTTCGACACGCAGGTCGCGCCGGCCTGGCAGCGCGATGCCAACGGTCAGGTCACCACTACCAGCTTTACCGCGCAGGGCCAACCCCTCAGGCAGACCGATGCCCTGAGCCAGACGACACAATGGCACTACGACGGAGCGGGCCGGTTGGTACGTGTCACCGACGCCTTCGGACGCCAGACGGTGTTCACCTACGACGGCGCCAACAACCTGATCCGCCAGACCACCAACATCACCACCGATCGGCCTCTCGGCCAGACGACCGTCTATACCTACAACGTACGCTATGCGGGTATGAACTGGCTGGAGGAGCTGCGCGGACCCGACGGCATCGTGACACGCTACGACTACAACGCGCAGGGCCAGGTGATCACCACAACGGTGGGCGCCGGCACACCGCTGGCTCAGATCTCGACCAACGAGTACGATGCCTTCGGGCGCGTGGTCGCCACAACGGTAGGCGTCGGCACACCGCTGGCGCGCCGTGATGTGACCGAGTATAACCCTGACAACACGGTGAGGCGTACGATCCAGAATTACCGCGACGGCCGCTTTGATCCGGCACGTCCCGATGAAGACGTCATCACCGAGTATGGCTACGACCGCCTGGGCCGCCAGGTGTGGGTCAAAGATGCACTGGGGCGCTACGACGTCACCCACTATGATGCACAAGGGCGGGTGGATTGGACCGCGCGCAACATCCAACCAGTGATCTTCGACGCCGAGGGCTTCCTGGTACTGCCCGCGACACCGCCGCCCTACCAGCCCACGCAGCCGGATGCGAATGTGGCGACACTCTACGGCTATGATGGCCTCGGTCGCACGGTCCTCGTTACCGAAACCGGCATTCTAACCGGCACCTTCGACCTCGCCAGCCTGACCTTCAGCGCGGCTACCATCCGCGTCACGCGCACTGAGTACGACGCGCTGAGCCGCCCGATCACCACCACCCTCAACTACCGGCCCGACCTGCCACCGGGAGCGCGCCCCGACGTCAATGTGCAGACCATCCGGCGCTATGATCCGGCCGGCAACCTGATCTGGGAACGTGATGCGCTGGGCCGCTGGACCTTCACCGCCTATGACGCGCTCAACCGGCCATGGAAGGTGATCCGCAACTATGAAAACGGCGATCCACTTACCGTCGACCCGGCCAACCGTGCCTGGACCGACGGTTCGGACACCGACCTGATCACCATCACGCACTACCGTGCTGACGGCCAGATCGAGCGCACCATCGACAACGCCGTCGATGGTGCCTTCACGGCGAGCGAGCCAATCACCGACCGCATCACGCTCTACGAGTACGATAGCCTGGGCCAGGTGATCACCACTACACTGAGCTACGATCCGGCCACGCGCGGCCAACGCAGCGATACCAATCGCCAGCACGTAGCACACTACGATGAAGCTACCGGACGGCTGTTGGGGCAGCGCGATGCGCTGGGCCGCTGGGTCAGCACCCAATATGACTTGCTGGGACGGGCCACAACCACGATCCTGAACTGCCACGACGCGCAGGGCATGCCGGCAGCGACCGGCTGCGCCGTCACCGATGCAGCACAACCGGATCGCAACGTGCGCACCCATACCGGCTATGATGCACTGGGCCGGGTAATAGAACAGGTCGATGCACTCGGCTACGTTACCCACACCCGCTACGATGGCCTCGGCCACGCCATTGCGACCATTCAGAACGCCGTGGCCGGCGCGCCCGCAACCGCCGATCAAAACGTGCGCACAGCAACTGCCTACGACGCGCTGGGCCGCACGGTGGTCGTTACCGATGCGCTCGGTCAGGCGACGCACTACGCCTACGACGCGCTGGGCCACACGGTAGTCGTTACCGACAGCATGCAGCGGGTCACCCGTTCGGGCTACGACGGCACCGGCACACTGCGCTGGACACGCACGCCCGATGGACGGGTGACGGTCTTTCACGTTGATGGCCTGGGACGGGTCAGCGCGACCATCCATACCTATCAGGATGGCCTGGTTGCGGCGGATGAACCGGTTGATCAAGACCTCACAACGCGCACGGTGTACGATGCCGCCGGACGACAGCTCCAAACCATCGATGCCGCCGGCCGTGTGACAGCCTTCGGCTACGATCTTCAGGATCGCCTGGTCTGGGTAGAGGAAAATCGGCAGACGGGCACCTGTCAGGCACCACCCTGCAACGTCATCACGCAGTACCGCTACGACCGGGCCGGCAACCGCGTGGCAATCATCAACGCACGCGGCGCGCAGCGGCGCTTCAGCTACAACGCTGCCGACTGGCTGGTAGCCGAAACCGACGCGCTCGGCCAGACGACGGCCTGGGAGTATGACGCGCTGGGACGCAAAACAAAGCAGCGCGATCCGCGTGGCAGCGCCTATGATCAGACCTTCACCTACGACGCGCTGGATCGCCTCACCGAGACCGCCTCGTCACAGCTCGACGCACCGATCCGAGCCAGCTACGACCTGGCAGGACGGCGCGTCGCATTGCATGACGGCAGCGGCACGACCACCTTCACCTATGATGCATTGGGGCGTATCATCGCGGTGCGCGCGCCGCAGACGGGCACAGTAACCTACCAGTACGATGCGCGTGGATTGCGAAGTAGCCTAATCTATCCGGATGGTACGCGCATCGGCTATCGCTACACGGGGGACGGACAACTCCAGGCGGTCGAACACCAGGGCCAACTGCTGGCCGCCTATCACTACGACAGCGCTGGACGTTTGGCGCAGGCGCGGCTGGCGAATGGTATTATCACCACCTACCACTATGATCGGGCGGATCGCCTGCGGCTGATCGAACAGTATGCCGGCGACGCGTTACGCAGCCGCTACGCCTACACGGTTGATCGCCTGGGACACCGCCTGAGCGTCCACGAAACGCTGGCCAACCCGGCTTCGGCAAGCGCAACGCCGACCGCAACCGCAACCGCGACTGCGACGCCAACACGCACCGCAACACCAACTGCGACCGCGACGCCAACACGCACCGCAACCGCAACACCGACTGCGACCGCGACGCCAACACGCACCGCAACCGCGACTGCGACGCCAACACGCACCGCAACGTGGACGCCGATCCCACCAGGCACGCGGACACCATTCCCGACAGTGCGACCATGCCATTGGCGAAACTGTGGCTGCCCACCCAGGCAGCACTGTATCGATCCGCCGCCGATGCCTACGCCTGCCGTTCTGCAGTCCATTGCCTGGAACATAACAGCGCAGGCCAGCCCCTGGACAGGGATGCGCGCGCCAACCGATCGCAGCGCACGCAGCACGAGCAGGATCACATCAGCTCCCGCCAGCCAGCTCATAACGCGCACGATCACCTACACCTACGACGGGCTGTACCGCCTGACGGGCGCGCAGGAGAGCCCTGGCACGACCTTCCAGTACGCCTACGACCTGGTGGGCAACCGCACCGCAGTGTGGGTGGACGGCACGCGCGCGGAGCAGTACACCTACAACGCGGCGGATCAGGTCGTCGGCTGGAGCTACGACGCAGCGGGCAACCTGCTGAGCGACGGCACGACGACCTACGCCTACGATGCGCTCGGCCGGCTCACCAGCACGACTCATGACGGCACGAGCACGACTCACAGCTACAACGGCGACGGCGTACTGGTCGCGGAGACGACGGGCAGCACCACCACGCGCTACACCCAGGACCTCGTCGCGCCGCTGAGTCAGATCCTGCAGCTGACGCAGGGCACGCAGCGCACGGACTACGTCTACGGTCATGAGCGCCTGCTGGCGCTGGACGGCACAGCGCAGACGTGGTACGGCAGCGACGCGCTGGGCAGCGTGCGGCAAACGCTGGCTGCAACCGGGACAGTCAGCGCTGTCTTCAGCTACGACCCGTGGGGCACGCCGCAAGGTGGCGCGACGCCGCCGACGTTCGGCTTCACGGGCGAGCTGCAGGATGGGACGAGCGGGCTAGTCTACCTACGCGCGCGCTGGTACCAGCCGCAGCACGGGCGGTTTACAGCACGGGATCCGTTCCTTGGCTACGGAGCCTCCCCCTCATCCCTCCATCCATATGCCTACGTATGGGATAATCCTGTCCTGTACACGGATCGCACAGGGCTACATCCTGATCCTGCGAAGAAGATTACATTTGCTGAAGGTATAGTAGTCCATACACTTATTCAGATGCACTATGCGGCCACCCATATTGGTTCGCAGGTAAGGTTTGAGTATCCAGTTCCCCTACAACACTATACGGGATATGCTGATATCGTAGATTTTACTACCCGTGAAGTCTACGAAATCAAGTCATACAAAGCGCTGATCGGTTATGGAGGCAAGAGTGCGCTCGATACAACAGTCGATGTCCTTCGGCAACTCGACGGTTACGTTAATGGTATTGAGTCGCAGCAGAACCAACAAGGATTATGGCGTCGGGGGAACTCTCACTTGAGCTCTAGCCCAACTATAGTCAGTGTCTGGCCAGTTGGACTCGATCTCAGCTACAATCCAGAAAAAGATGGAATTTGGGGGGTCGAAGCGTGGCGTGCTCTCGATGGTGTCGTTGTGTACAGAGGCAGACAACTGGCCAAAAAAGGACAGAAGTCCCTGAGCGAGTTTGCCCCAGCCTACGATCCGGACGAAGTTGAACAGCTCGTCAGAGATACGTATCCAAAGGATCGTCAGGGAGATTGGGAACGGGCTGTTGGGAGAGGGCGGAGTCGAAGGCTTAAACCGCCACCGCAATACCAGAACCCATTTCCCGGATTGACGAGCGAACCAGGATCGTCAATACCATTAATACCGTTGCCACTACCGGCCCTTGTCCCTAGAGCACCAAGGGTAGGTCTTGGTGGTTTTGGGGGTGGTGGAGGTGGAGCCGGATGGGCTTGCCTGGTCAAATAA
- a CDS encoding DUF1877 family protein, with amino-acid sequence MGIEAHFLRVRSRDLDNLLACNSADRVTSVLQSSNIESPDEIREFNLGKMFGSVNSLLAPHFDIVEGGTVLVEDWVIGSLRFLRPKEVRKLAEAMSIVSEMELQQNFNTREGIGNRTHSDEEEQWFRSTLYFYNRLRDFLKDAAQAGDAVLLWLA; translated from the coding sequence ATGGGGATAGAAGCTCACTTTCTCCGTGTCAGATCACGAGACCTTGATAATCTGTTGGCATGTAACAGCGCAGATCGTGTAACATCAGTTCTGCAAAGTTCTAACATCGAATCTCCCGATGAAATTCGGGAATTCAATCTCGGAAAGATGTTTGGTTCTGTTAACTCACTTTTAGCACCGCATTTCGATATTGTCGAAGGAGGCACAGTTTTAGTAGAAGACTGGGTCATCGGCTCTCTCCGTTTTCTGAGACCCAAAGAGGTGCGTAAACTAGCGGAAGCTATGAGCATTGTATCGGAGATGGAGCTACAGCAGAATTTTAATACGCGGGAAGGCATCGGAAATCGAACGCATAGTGATGAAGAAGAACAATGGTTCAGGAGTACCTTGTACTTCTATAATCGTCTTCGCGATTTTCTGAAGGATGCTGCTCAAGCTGGTGATGCTGTTCTTCTGTGGCTCGCCTAA
- a CDS encoding RHS repeat-associated core domain-containing protein, with the protein MTSKLVQLRARWYQPQHGYFLSRDLLVDFSTQPYSQHPYQYAYANPVLVTDPSGEVCIPTWVPGIGGWGCEPPKESREGIGGGYFSCPPGEEWIESWKRCVHIVQDADVLGGTVVVLPGGPAAGQALAKAGQACVGAISALFALLAVDKSIENVDVGVGRQHDTFVTFYRGTTYYDTLRVIDEGFDAGGSLKRRQVGRDMDPGLYTSRNREVARYFAYLNSDPILGFPGQGGGALLKITLSQRKFAEIASKYGVVDNRPVMGLPEYIPQPHVETLFPYHSLPELYANAHITLEELE; encoded by the coding sequence ATGACGAGTAAGCTGGTGCAGCTGCGTGCGCGCTGGTATCAGCCCCAGCATGGGTACTTCCTCAGCCGCGATCTGCTTGTAGACTTTTCGACGCAGCCCTATAGCCAGCATCCGTACCAGTATGCCTATGCCAATCCGGTGCTGGTAACTGACCCGTCGGGCGAAGTTTGTATTCCTACGTGGGTGCCTGGCATCGGAGGGTGGGGTTGCGAGCCACCCAAAGAATCCCGCGAGGGCATCGGTGGTGGTTACTTCAGCTGCCCACCAGGTGAAGAATGGATTGAGTCGTGGAAACGCTGTGTTCATATCGTGCAGGACGCCGATGTACTGGGTGGCACCGTTGTTGTCCTACCTGGCGGTCCGGCGGCTGGACAAGCTCTCGCGAAAGCAGGACAAGCTTGTGTTGGTGCTATCTCAGCCCTATTCGCGCTGCTTGCCGTGGACAAGTCCATCGAGAACGTTGACGTTGGTGTTGGGAGGCAACATGACACGTTCGTCACCTTTTATCGAGGAACAACATACTATGATACCCTTCGCGTTATAGATGAAGGCTTTGATGCAGGAGGGAGTCTGAAGAGACGACAAGTAGGACGCGATATGGATCCAGGACTTTACACGAGTCGGAACCGTGAGGTCGCTAGATACTTCGCGTACCTTAATTCTGATCCAATTTTGGGTTTCCCTGGTCAAGGTGGAGGTGCCTTGCTAAAAATCACTCTTTCCCAGCGGAAGTTTGCTGAAATTGCGAGCAAATATGGCGTAGTTGACAATCGTCCGGTGATGGGACTGCCGGAATATATTCCACAACCACATGTTGAAACACTGTTTCCATACCATTCTTTACCGGAGTTATATGCCAATGCTCATATAACTTTGGAGGAGCTAGAATAG
- a CDS encoding RHS repeat domain-containing protein — MWINGTRTESRSYTAADQVVGWTYDAAGNLLSDGTTSYTYDALGRLTSTTHGGTMTTHTYNGNDVLIAQSSGNTTTRSTQDLVAPLSQILQRQQGTQRTDYVYGHERLLALEGTAQTWYGSDALGSVRQTLDATGAPLSALHYDPWGLPQGGATPPTFGFTGELQDGTSGLTYLRARWYQPQHGRFLSRDPWQGFPERPASLHKYAYTENDPINAVDPTGLKRFRIWAAAFISPQHIVFPYAHAPGFNTQWPWIDTVDPNAQWEGDNRPFSNGKFPVHQPPRARNAHLVEIETDPRKALVQANNSFTGLTTVDYTFWHQDQLRHGRNSGRAPFPKKATVHRIARCWISVTLTVDKPEGQNPLTPKAITPSIIYRYRILFNLLDGTVTVAGTHTPFPWHELVISDAGPPMVQFDPFQANPWNLGKSVGPGLLALGDVVPVFVPARHIPVDREECLCGP; from the coding sequence GTGTGGATCAACGGCACGCGCACCGAAAGCCGCAGCTACACCGCGGCGGATCAGGTGGTCGGCTGGACGTACGACGCGGCGGGCAATCTCCTCAGCGATGGTACGACCAGCTACACCTACGACGCGCTGGGTCGCCTCACCAGCACGACTCATGGCGGCACAATGACGACTCATACGTACAACGGCAACGACGTGCTGATCGCGCAGAGCAGTGGCAACACCACCACCCGCTCCACCCAGGATCTGGTCGCACCGCTGAGTCAGATCCTCCAACGGCAGCAGGGCACGCAGCGCACGGACTACGTGTACGGCCATGAGCGGCTGCTGGCGCTGGAGGGCACGGCGCAGACCTGGTACGGCAGCGACGCGCTCGGCAGCGTGCGGCAAACACTGGATGCGACCGGTGCGCCGCTGTCGGCGTTGCACTATGATCCGTGGGGATTGCCGCAGGGCGGCGCGACGCCACCGACGTTCGGCTTCACCGGCGAGTTGCAAGATGGGACGAGTGGATTGACGTATCTGCGCGCACGCTGGTATCAGCCGCAGCACGGGCGCTTCCTCAGCCGCGATCCGTGGCAGGGGTTCCCTGAACGTCCGGCGTCGCTTCATAAGTACGCGTACACCGAGAATGACCCAATCAATGCGGTCGATCCGACTGGACTGAAGCGCTTCCGGATCTGGGCAGCGGCGTTTATTAGCCCCCAACATATCGTCTTCCCCTATGCTCATGCCCCTGGCTTCAATACCCAGTGGCCATGGATTGATACTGTAGATCCTAACGCGCAGTGGGAAGGAGATAATCGGCCATTTTCAAATGGGAAGTTTCCTGTACACCAGCCTCCTCGTGCCAGAAATGCACATCTTGTTGAGATCGAAACCGATCCAAGAAAGGCATTAGTCCAAGCAAACAACTCTTTTACTGGACTTACGACAGTCGATTATACATTCTGGCATCAAGATCAGTTACGTCATGGAAGGAATAGTGGTCGAGCGCCGTTCCCCAAGAAAGCCACGGTTCACAGGATTGCCAGATGTTGGATTAGTGTCACTCTGACTGTGGACAAACCTGAAGGTCAAAACCCATTGACTCCAAAGGCCATTACGCCCTCAATCATCTATCGATACCGCATCCTCTTCAATCTACTGGATGGTACGGTAACGGTAGCGGGCACGCATACACCATTTCCTTGGCACGAGCTTGTCATCTCCGATGCTGGTCCCCCAATGGTTCAATTCGATCCATTCCAAGCTAACCCTTGGAACTTGGGCAAAAGCGTTGGGCCGGGGTTGCTAGCGTTGGGTGATGTTGTTCCCGTCTTTGTGCCAGCCCGTCACATCCCTGTTGATCGAGAGGAGTGCCTCTGTGGCCCGTAA